GACTCCAACGGAGGAGCTATAGATGTTCAGGATGACGCCACCACCAATGTCTTGGGAGATGGCGCAATTCTCGGCAGCGGCACAACAACATACGAGCCGGGTATTGAGTTAATTACTGACATTGGCAACACGATAACCATCGCAGGTACAGGTGGAACCAACACCGATTTTACAGAGCTGGGTTTGACTGCAGGTCCTCAGGCTCAAATTGACTCAGTGGTTAATGATATGAACGTGCTTACCCGTGAGGAATCGGCCAATACAATAACTACCGTCGATTACGCACTTGAGAAGATAAACAGCCTTCGCTCTGAACTTGGTGCGGTCCAGAACCGCTTTGAAACCACAATTGCTAACTTGAGCACTGCTTCAGAAAATCTCTCTGCAGCACGCTCGCGAATCCGTGACGCAGACTTTGCGAAAGAATCCGCTGAACTCGCCCGCACCCAGGTGCTCCAGCAGGCCGGGCTCTCGGTTCTTGCCCAGGCGAATGCCAGGCCTCAGCAGGTGCTGCAGCTACTGCAGGGTTAATAAGGCAGACAGGGTGATGTCGGATTACGCCTTTGGCGAATCCGACCTACTTTTTGATCGCAGTGACTGCCGCGGCAGGTTTTAAGAGGTGTTCCATGCAAGCCAAGCATCAGTTCCAGGTATCCGAATCCGCAGAGGCTCCCGCTGCCCGACTGATTCTTCAGGCCCATCTGGCCTACGGAGAATCCAACAGCAACGGGCTAAGCCATATACAACGGCTGAAGTCCCGGCGTGAATGCCAGTCATACCTGACCCAGGCGCTGGCGCTTGAGCCAGATAACGCTGGTGCACTAGGATTGCTTGGCCGGGTCGAGATGGACAACGGCCAGCTTGAGCGGGCCCATGCCCTGTTCACGGCCAGCCTCAATCATCAGCCGGGCCAGACACAGCAGTACTGCAACCTGGGCTACTGGGCGCTGAAAACCGAACGGCCGGCTCTGGCGGAGCAGTACTTCATTCAGGCTCTGGAAGTCGACCGGCAATCCGCCGCCGCTTTCTGCGGCATTGCCCACTCCCGACGCCTGCAGGGTCAGTTCGACGTTGCTTATCTGCATTATCGCAAACTGCTGGAAACCGGCCTGGAATGGCCGTCCGTCTACAGCGGCATGCTGGCCTGCGCCGGGCACCTTGAGGTGCACAAGGCCGACGAGACTCTGGCGCGGGATGCCATCGCTCTGCTGCGTCATGATGGCCTGCCCCACCAGGACATTGCACGGTTCGCCGGCGCCATCATTCGCCAGCAATATGACCTCGATAATCCCGACGCCCAGATTGCCCTGGACGCCGCCAGCGAGGACGAACTACTGATTCTGGCCCTGGGAAAAACCCTGATGCCGGATCCGGCAGTGGAAGAGCTGGCCACCCTGCTTCGCCGCGCTATCGTGGCGGAGGTTGCACAGACCGTCGAGCTTCGTGATGAACTCCAGCCTCTGGCCCTGGCACTCGCGCTTTACGCGGACCGCACCGGCTATGCCCTGGATGCGGAGGACGATGAAGAAAGGCTGGTGTCGGCCATCAACAGCAGCATCACCGCGCAACTGGCCCTGGGAGAGGGGCAGGATGAAATGATCGGCTCGCTGATCATCAGTGCCATGTACGGTGCACTCTTTCAGCAGACATTCGCGGTTCAGCTCGGGCGTTGGAACATGGTTGACTGGCCCGTTGGCCTGCAACCGG
This DNA window, taken from Marinobacter halotolerans, encodes the following:
- a CDS encoding tetratricopeptide repeat protein yields the protein MQAKHQFQVSESAEAPAARLILQAHLAYGESNSNGLSHIQRLKSRRECQSYLTQALALEPDNAGALGLLGRVEMDNGQLERAHALFTASLNHQPGQTQQYCNLGYWALKTERPALAEQYFIQALEVDRQSAAAFCGIAHSRRLQGQFDVAYLHYRKLLETGLEWPSVYSGMLACAGHLEVHKADETLARDAIALLRHDGLPHQDIARFAGAIIRQQYDLDNPDAQIALDAASEDELLILALGKTLMPDPAVEELATLLRRAIVAEVAQTVELRDELQPLALALALYADRTGYALDAEDDEERLVSAINSSITAQLALGEGQDEMIGSLIISAMYGALFQQTFAVQLGRWNMVDWPVGLQPVMAASYYNRASEEAIKQNFSEKAEELSLDKADVPQAWPSWSTLSYRSQSSLKDAFTQELGLSADHCPDTLRIMVCGAQSGQRALELAHYLSDVEVIAVDESLANIASAARMAEDLDVANIVFWPWSIAQQFVADGHQVHWIEIGRLPSPAMTDLSLAALVNEASVSGAVVHMHTAIAEQSSADKQIRRLIAEHKLAPNRQTLRQLRRMVLTNRNETTWQELVADPDFYSLGGCRDRWFRPQDTGQLQELMAMVSNEVDWKLVKARDTDGHSLAIGPVQKQIQAEALGSEVQSLMGQGLSVYFQKRR